Proteins encoded within one genomic window of Micromonospora halotolerans:
- a CDS encoding AraC family transcriptional regulator, whose product MKTEEAMALRFEHRDTEIDVSLVDRVWRTRSDTEETMTSAARTCWHLILSRAQGRLLASLRGPETRATTAPVPPGSEFLGIRFAFGAVLRPHPAASIVDGYVPFPVTESGRIVIGGEGWEAPTFENVEHFVRRLQDAGLLVRSHLGDEEQVAEHPEASPTERTRQRRYRAITGLSQTAVRQIDRANAAATMLRDGQDWRTVVETLGYFDQAHLAHALRRYVGQTARELQAGRSAAMSFLYKTHPGPGS is encoded by the coding sequence GTGAAAACGGAGGAGGCCATGGCCCTGCGGTTCGAGCATCGCGACACCGAGATCGACGTGAGCCTCGTCGACCGCGTGTGGCGCACCCGCTCTGACACGGAGGAGACGATGACGTCCGCAGCACGCACCTGCTGGCATCTGATTCTCTCGCGGGCGCAGGGACGCCTGCTCGCCAGCCTGCGCGGTCCGGAGACCAGGGCCACCACGGCACCGGTCCCGCCGGGCAGCGAGTTCCTCGGAATCCGGTTCGCATTCGGCGCGGTTCTCCGGCCGCATCCGGCAGCCTCGATCGTCGATGGATACGTACCGTTCCCCGTGACGGAATCGGGCCGGATCGTCATCGGCGGCGAGGGCTGGGAGGCACCGACGTTTGAGAACGTCGAGCACTTCGTCCGCCGATTGCAGGACGCGGGTCTGCTGGTGCGCTCGCATCTCGGGGACGAGGAGCAGGTCGCCGAGCATCCCGAAGCCAGTCCGACCGAGCGCACCCGGCAGCGTCGCTACCGAGCGATCACTGGACTGTCGCAGACCGCCGTACGGCAGATCGACCGCGCGAACGCCGCAGCCACGATGCTGCGCGACGGCCAGGACTGGCGCACAGTCGTCGAGACGTTGGGATACTTCGACCAGGCCCACCTCGCCCATGCGCTGCGTCGCTACGTCGGGCAGACCGCACGCGAGCTGCAGGCGGGCCGCTCTGCCGCGATGTCGTTCCTGTACAAGACCCACCCTGGGCCCGGCAGCTAG
- a CDS encoding dihydrofolate reductase family protein, with protein sequence MLLSVNTFVSLDGVMQGPGAPDEDRSGGFDRGGWLVPHASTHTNEAVESWFREADAFLFGRTSFGLLGGYWPKVTEPDDLIATKLNTLPKYVVSSTLTDDEADWTPTTVLRGDVADEVRRLKELPGKELQVHGSWKLVQTLHRTGLVDVYRLLQYPVIVGTGKRLFPDGSTPATFATVDESSRVLPGGVVSLTLRPTSLGAISAGAYTVDEGRSATVLD encoded by the coding sequence GTGCTGCTCAGCGTCAACACCTTCGTCAGTCTCGACGGAGTCATGCAAGGACCCGGAGCCCCCGACGAGGACCGCTCCGGCGGCTTCGACCGCGGCGGGTGGCTCGTTCCGCACGCCTCCACGCACACCAACGAGGCCGTCGAGAGCTGGTTCCGTGAGGCCGACGCGTTCCTCTTCGGCCGCACCAGCTTCGGCCTGCTCGGCGGGTACTGGCCGAAGGTCACCGAACCTGACGACCTGATCGCCACCAAGCTCAACACGCTGCCGAAGTATGTCGTCAGCTCTACGCTGACCGACGATGAAGCCGATTGGACCCCGACGACTGTCCTACGCGGTGACGTGGCCGACGAGGTACGCCGCCTCAAGGAGCTTCCCGGCAAGGAACTCCAGGTTCACGGAAGCTGGAAACTCGTGCAGACGCTGCACCGGACGGGACTCGTCGATGTCTACCGGTTGCTCCAGTATCCGGTCATCGTCGGCACGGGGAAGCGCCTGTTCCCGGACGGATCGACGCCCGCAACGTTCGCAACCGTCGACGAGAGCTCGCGCGTACTGCCCGGCGGCGTCGTCTCGCTGACCCTCCGCCCCACGAGCCTCGGCGCGATCTCCGCAGGCGCGTACACGGTGGACGAAGGGCGCTCGGCGACGGTCCTCGACTGA
- a CDS encoding flavin reductase, producing MTTHLPITPAWVCGGCGADWPCPSRRQELLAEYDGAPVSLALYLAAQLVDATRHLPQVSAGHLHHRFLGWTR from the coding sequence ATGACGACCCACCTCCCGATCACTCCGGCCTGGGTGTGCGGAGGCTGCGGTGCCGACTGGCCCTGCCCGAGCCGCCGTCAGGAGCTGCTGGCCGAATACGACGGAGCCCCGGTGTCCCTCGCCCTCTATCTGGCCGCCCAGCTCGTCGACGCCACCCGGCACCTGCCTCAGGTCTCCGCCGGCCACCTGCACCACCGATTCCTCGGCTGGACAAGATGA
- a CDS encoding helix-turn-helix domain-containing protein — translation MDSMPELTFGQRLKVYRERSGKTRAVLGGLVGRSAEWVKAVETDRILPPRVHMLDRIARALKVDVSALVGELSDRSAVVNGPEHPALAAVRDAVNRFPLSSDVPPVPLDQLRERLAAAWRARHQASDHRTVLGGLLPGLVRDAQHAALTNEGDERRQAQALLAEVLGLAQMFLAYQPAAELLWRVADRAMVAAQESGEPEALACAGWFLCQVHRDAGDWDTAMAVTLDVVSNLEARTADADANLLALWGALNFEAAYTAARAGEEGRAWRYWDRADRVAQRLPKDFYQPQTSFSRVIMGAHAVTVAVELQKPGEALRQARRVDAATIPSRPRRARHLIEVARGHYGKGDNEMTLAALRQAYESAPETIRFNGYARQITLDLLDGPRSGRNDVHDLALKVGLVS, via the coding sequence ATGGACTCCATGCCGGAGCTGACCTTCGGGCAGCGCCTCAAGGTCTACCGCGAGCGCTCGGGCAAGACCCGAGCCGTGCTCGGCGGCCTGGTCGGTCGTAGCGCCGAGTGGGTCAAGGCGGTGGAGACCGATCGCATCCTGCCCCCGCGCGTGCACATGCTGGATCGGATCGCTCGCGCCCTCAAGGTCGACGTGTCCGCTCTGGTCGGAGAGTTGAGCGACCGGTCCGCCGTCGTCAACGGCCCGGAGCATCCGGCCCTGGCCGCGGTCCGCGACGCCGTGAACCGGTTCCCGCTGTCCAGCGACGTTCCGCCGGTGCCGTTGGACCAGCTCAGGGAACGCCTGGCGGCAGCTTGGCGGGCACGCCATCAGGCATCGGACCACCGCACCGTGCTCGGTGGACTGCTTCCGGGCCTGGTTCGCGATGCCCAACATGCCGCACTGACTAATGAGGGCGACGAGCGTCGGCAGGCCCAGGCTCTGCTGGCCGAGGTGCTCGGGCTGGCGCAGATGTTCCTCGCGTATCAGCCGGCCGCCGAACTCCTCTGGCGCGTCGCCGACCGGGCGATGGTCGCCGCCCAGGAGTCCGGGGAGCCCGAGGCGCTGGCCTGCGCGGGATGGTTCCTGTGCCAGGTGCACCGGGATGCCGGCGACTGGGACACTGCCATGGCGGTGACGCTCGACGTTGTCTCGAACCTGGAAGCGCGGACGGCCGACGCGGACGCCAACCTTCTCGCGCTCTGGGGGGCGCTGAACTTCGAAGCCGCCTACACCGCCGCCCGGGCTGGTGAGGAGGGCCGGGCCTGGCGGTACTGGGACCGCGCGGACCGGGTGGCGCAGCGCCTGCCGAAGGACTTCTATCAGCCGCAGACGTCCTTCTCGCGGGTCATCATGGGCGCCCACGCCGTCACCGTGGCCGTCGAGTTGCAGAAGCCCGGCGAGGCGCTGCGGCAGGCCCGCCGCGTCGACGCCGCAACGATCCCGTCGAGGCCGCGTCGTGCTCGCCACCTCATCGAGGTCGCTCGTGGTCACTACGGCAAGGGTGACAACGAGATGACCCTGGCGGCACTTCGACAGGCGTACGAGTCGGCGCCGGAGACGATCCGCTTCAACGGCTATGCACGGCAGATCACGCTGGATCTGCTCGACGGGCCGCGTTCGGGGCGGAACGACGTCCACGACCTCGCGCTGAAGGTCGGCCTCGTCTCTTGA
- a CDS encoding HD domain-containing protein: MSEDPNAAGAVSFIFEAGVLKRAARTGWWFAGVKHPESIAEHSFRTALIGMMLAAMEGADPARVSMLCVLHDTQETRITDIPHIAKRYLTAVSNTAVTADQVADCPPAVVDVITAAVAEYEAGETLEAVVARDADKLECLVQAVEYRHQGIDNVQRWIDSSRAALKTASAHRLADAALSGQPLAWLTPPTQPA; this comes from the coding sequence ATGAGTGAGGACCCGAACGCCGCCGGAGCGGTGAGCTTCATCTTCGAAGCCGGCGTCCTCAAGCGCGCCGCCCGCACCGGCTGGTGGTTCGCCGGCGTCAAGCACCCCGAGTCCATCGCCGAACACTCGTTCCGCACCGCGCTCATCGGCATGATGCTCGCCGCCATGGAAGGCGCCGACCCGGCCCGCGTGTCCATGCTCTGCGTGCTGCACGACACCCAGGAAACCCGGATCACCGACATCCCGCACATCGCCAAGCGCTATCTCACCGCCGTATCGAACACAGCCGTCACCGCCGACCAGGTGGCCGACTGCCCACCGGCCGTCGTTGACGTCATCACCGCCGCCGTCGCCGAGTACGAAGCCGGCGAGACTCTCGAAGCGGTGGTCGCCCGCGACGCCGACAAGCTCGAATGCCTGGTCCAAGCGGTCGAGTACCGCCACCAGGGCATCGACAACGTCCAGCGCTGGATCGACAGCTCGCGCGCGGCGCTCAAGACGGCCTCCGCTCACCGCCTCGCCGACGCCGCTCTCAGCGGACAGCCACTCGCCTGGCTCACCCCGCCCACGCAGCCGGCGTAG
- the dxs gene encoding 1-deoxy-D-xylulose-5-phosphate synthase: MSVEEGTANHGRLLGTVRGPQDVKRMTAEQLDILAAEIRDFLIAKVSRTGGHIGPNLGVVELTLAMHRVFDSPRDRLLFDTGHQAYVHKIVTGRQEGFDQLRQRGGLSGYPNQAESEHDLIENSHASTALSYADGLAKAYALRGEKRAVVAVVGDGALTGGMCWEALNNIATAGNPLVIVVNDNGRSYSPTIGGLADHLSSLRLNPGYEKVLDTVKDALGSTPLVGKPMYEVLHAVKKGIKDAVAPQAMFEDLGIKYVGPVDGHDVPAVESALRAAKNFGGPVIVHAVTRKGYGYRPAEEDEADCFHGPGAFDAETGRLVAAPSVKWTNVFADELVTIADERPDVVGVTAAMAEPTGIATLARKYPNRVYDVGIAEQHAATSAAGLAMGGLHPVVAVYATFLNRAFDQVLLDVAMHKLPVTFVLDRAGITGPDGPSHYGIWDMSVFGVVPGLRIAAPRDSATLREELREAVAVDDGPTILRFPTGTVAADVPAVRRVGPVDVLAESARTDVLLVAVGSFAGLGMEVATRVAEQGYGVTVVDPRWVRPVPAELVELAAGHRLVVTVEDGVRVGGVGSALAQAMRDADVRVPVKDLGVPADWHPHGTRAQILADLGLTAQDVARNVTGWISGLDAQSVEPAADEATAKN; this comes from the coding sequence ATGAGTGTTGAAGAGGGCACGGCCAACCACGGTCGGCTGCTGGGCACGGTCCGCGGCCCGCAGGACGTGAAGCGGATGACGGCCGAGCAGCTGGACATCCTCGCCGCCGAGATCCGGGACTTCCTGATCGCCAAGGTCTCCCGCACCGGCGGGCACATCGGCCCCAACCTGGGCGTGGTCGAGCTGACCCTGGCCATGCACCGGGTCTTCGACTCGCCGCGCGACCGGCTCCTGTTCGACACCGGCCACCAGGCCTACGTACACAAGATCGTCACCGGCCGGCAGGAGGGCTTCGACCAGCTCCGCCAGCGCGGTGGCCTCTCCGGCTACCCGAACCAGGCGGAGAGCGAGCACGACCTCATCGAGAACTCGCACGCCTCCACCGCCCTGTCCTACGCCGACGGGCTCGCCAAGGCGTACGCGCTGCGCGGCGAGAAGCGCGCCGTGGTGGCCGTGGTCGGCGACGGCGCGCTCACCGGCGGCATGTGCTGGGAGGCGTTGAACAACATCGCCACCGCCGGCAACCCGCTCGTGATCGTCGTCAACGACAACGGCCGGTCCTACTCGCCGACCATCGGCGGCCTCGCCGACCACCTGTCGTCGCTGCGGCTCAACCCCGGCTACGAGAAGGTGCTCGACACCGTCAAGGACGCCCTCGGCTCGACCCCGCTGGTCGGCAAGCCGATGTACGAGGTGCTGCACGCGGTCAAGAAGGGCATCAAGGACGCGGTCGCCCCGCAGGCCATGTTCGAGGACCTCGGCATCAAGTACGTCGGCCCGGTCGACGGCCACGACGTCCCCGCCGTCGAGTCGGCGCTGCGCGCCGCGAAGAACTTCGGCGGCCCGGTGATAGTGCATGCGGTCACCCGCAAGGGCTACGGCTACCGCCCGGCCGAGGAGGACGAGGCGGACTGCTTCCACGGCCCGGGCGCGTTCGACGCCGAGACCGGCAGGCTGGTCGCCGCGCCGTCGGTGAAGTGGACCAACGTCTTCGCCGACGAGCTGGTCACCATCGCCGACGAGCGCCCCGACGTCGTCGGCGTCACCGCCGCCATGGCCGAGCCCACCGGCATCGCCACCCTGGCCCGCAAGTACCCCAACCGGGTGTACGACGTGGGCATCGCCGAGCAGCACGCCGCCACCTCGGCGGCCGGCCTGGCCATGGGCGGTCTGCACCCGGTCGTCGCCGTCTACGCCACCTTCCTGAACCGCGCCTTCGACCAGGTCCTGCTCGACGTGGCCATGCACAAGCTGCCGGTCACCTTCGTGCTGGACCGCGCCGGCATCACCGGCCCCGACGGGCCCAGCCACTACGGCATCTGGGACATGTCGGTGTTCGGCGTGGTGCCCGGCCTGCGCATCGCCGCGCCCCGCGACTCGGCCACCCTCCGGGAGGAGCTGCGCGAGGCGGTCGCCGTGGACGACGGCCCCACCATCCTGCGCTTCCCGACCGGCACCGTGGCCGCCGACGTGCCGGCCGTCCGCCGGGTCGGCCCGGTCGACGTGCTGGCCGAGTCGGCGCGTACCGACGTGCTGCTCGTCGCGGTCGGCTCCTTCGCCGGCCTCGGCATGGAGGTCGCCACCCGGGTCGCCGAGCAGGGGTACGGGGTGACCGTGGTCGACCCCCGCTGGGTGCGGCCCGTGCCGGCTGAGCTGGTCGAGCTGGCGGCCGGGCACCGGCTCGTCGTCACCGTCGAGGACGGGGTCCGGGTGGGTGGCGTGGGGTCCGCGCTGGCCCAGGCCATGCGGGACGCCGATGTTCGGGTGCCGGTGAAGGACCTGGGGGTGCCGGCGGACTGGCACCCGCACGGGACGCGGGCGCAGATCCTCGCCGACCTGGGGCTGACGGCTCAGGACGTGGCGCGGAACGTCACCGGTTGGATCTCGGGGCTGGACGCGCAGTCGGTCGAGCCGGCCGCCGACGAGGCGACCGCGAAGAACTGA
- a CDS encoding anhydro-N-acetylmuramic acid kinase: protein MKIVGLMSGTSYDGVDVVAAEFGRDGETLTLRPLGHRSLDYPDDLRAEIGGLLPPAATSIEAVCRLDNRLGEVFAEAAAAGVELAGGAVDAVVSPGQTVFHWVEAGRVRGTLQLGAPARVAARVGVPVLHDLRSADVAAGGQGAPLVPAFDALLLDAAAGPRAALNLGGIANLTVVAPGAPVLGYDVGPANALLDAAARRFLDRPCDTDGAWAAAGRVHDGLLALLLAEPYYAASPPKSTGKELFHAGYLDDRLAALGEPVAADDVLATLTELTARTVADACDRHGVTEVIAAGGGVRNPTLRARLAALGAGRWRLRTTDELGVPTQAKEAYAFALLGWLSWHGLPGALPSVTGASRAAVLGSWTPAGPAWAATPADPPRRLVVVP, encoded by the coding sequence ATGAAGATCGTCGGGCTGATGTCGGGCACCTCGTACGACGGGGTGGACGTGGTGGCGGCCGAGTTCGGCCGGGACGGGGAGACGCTGACCCTGCGGCCGCTCGGGCATCGCAGCCTGGACTACCCCGACGACCTGCGGGCCGAGATCGGCGGGCTGCTGCCCCCGGCGGCCACCAGCATCGAGGCGGTCTGCCGGCTGGACAACCGCCTCGGCGAGGTCTTCGCCGAGGCGGCGGCGGCCGGCGTCGAGCTGGCCGGTGGCGCGGTCGACGCGGTGGTCTCGCCCGGGCAGACCGTCTTCCACTGGGTCGAGGCGGGCCGGGTGCGGGGCACCCTCCAGCTCGGCGCGCCGGCCCGGGTGGCCGCCCGGGTGGGCGTACCCGTGTTGCACGACCTGCGGTCGGCGGACGTGGCGGCCGGCGGCCAGGGCGCGCCGCTGGTTCCGGCGTTCGACGCCCTGCTGCTCGACGCGGCCGCCGGGCCGCGGGCGGCGCTCAACCTGGGCGGGATCGCCAACCTCACCGTGGTCGCCCCCGGGGCGCCGGTCCTCGGGTACGACGTGGGCCCGGCGAACGCCCTCCTGGACGCCGCGGCCCGGCGCTTCCTGGACCGCCCCTGCGACACCGACGGGGCCTGGGCGGCGGCCGGCCGGGTGCACGACGGGCTGCTGGCGCTGCTGCTCGCCGAGCCCTACTACGCCGCGTCCCCGCCCAAGTCGACCGGCAAGGAGCTGTTCCACGCCGGCTACCTGGACGACCGGCTGGCCGCCCTGGGCGAGCCGGTGGCCGCCGACGACGTGCTCGCCACGCTCACCGAACTGACCGCCCGGACGGTCGCGGACGCCTGCGACCGGCACGGGGTGACCGAGGTCATCGCCGCCGGCGGGGGAGTGCGCAATCCCACACTCCGGGCCCGGCTCGCCGCCCTCGGGGCGGGGCGCTGGCGGCTGCGCACCACCGACGAGCTGGGGGTGCCGACGCAGGCCAAGGAGGCGTACGCGTTCGCCCTGCTGGGGTGGCTCTCCTGGCACGGGCTGCCGGGGGCCCTCCCCTCGGTCACCGGGGCGTCCCGGGCCGCCGTGCTGGGCTCCTGGACCCCCGCCGGCCCGGCTTGGGCGGCCACCCCGGCGGATCCGCCGCGCCGGTTGGTCGTCGTCCCCTGA
- a CDS encoding class I SAM-dependent RNA methyltransferase — MTAPARSGLEEAQRVELTVDAVAPGGHCVARVDGQVVFVRHALPGERVVAEVTELHRGFARADAVEILTPSPDRVEQPCPYAKPGRCGGCDLQHVTPAAQLDWKLAVVREQLTRLGGLTDDQVDVLGVRVEALPGGPLGWRSRVRYAVDAAGRAGLLKHRSHEVVPVDRCLIAHPALQELPVLAPSGARWPDADAVETVASTGGDVSVVAYAEGVPTPVSGPAEVREVAADRDWTLPASGFWQVHPAAADTLVGAVLDLLDPRPGETAWDLYGGAGLFAAALAGRVGDARVTLVESSQSGVDAARANLADLPRVEVVAARVETALARRRVTGPVDLVVLDPPRSGAGAPVVRDIVTAHPRAVAYVACDPAAFARDVRTFIGAGWRLAALRGFDLFPMTQHVELVGLFLPPCDDSSSARLTPRHDLEPSD; from the coding sequence GTGACCGCGCCGGCCCGCAGCGGGCTGGAAGAGGCGCAGCGGGTCGAGCTGACCGTGGACGCCGTCGCTCCGGGCGGGCACTGCGTGGCCCGGGTCGACGGTCAGGTGGTCTTCGTCCGGCACGCGCTGCCCGGCGAGCGGGTGGTGGCCGAGGTGACCGAGCTGCACCGCGGCTTCGCCCGCGCCGACGCCGTGGAGATCCTCACCCCCTCACCGGACCGGGTCGAGCAACCCTGCCCGTACGCGAAGCCGGGCCGGTGCGGCGGCTGCGACCTCCAGCACGTCACCCCGGCCGCCCAGCTCGACTGGAAGCTCGCCGTGGTGCGCGAGCAGCTCACCCGGCTGGGCGGGCTCACCGACGACCAGGTCGACGTGCTGGGCGTCCGGGTCGAGGCGCTGCCCGGCGGCCCGCTCGGCTGGCGCTCCCGGGTCCGCTACGCGGTCGACGCCGCCGGCCGGGCCGGGCTGCTCAAGCACCGCTCGCACGAGGTGGTGCCGGTCGACCGCTGCCTGATCGCCCACCCGGCCCTCCAGGAGCTGCCGGTGCTGGCCCCCAGCGGGGCCCGCTGGCCGGACGCCGACGCGGTCGAGACGGTCGCCTCCACCGGCGGCGACGTCAGCGTCGTCGCGTACGCCGAGGGGGTCCCCACCCCGGTCAGCGGCCCGGCCGAGGTGCGCGAGGTGGCCGCCGACCGGGACTGGACGCTGCCCGCGTCCGGCTTCTGGCAGGTGCACCCGGCCGCCGCGGACACCCTGGTCGGCGCGGTGCTCGACCTGCTCGACCCGCGCCCCGGCGAGACCGCCTGGGACCTCTACGGCGGCGCCGGGCTGTTCGCCGCGGCCCTCGCCGGCCGGGTCGGCGACGCCCGGGTCACCCTTGTCGAGTCGAGCCAGAGCGGGGTGGACGCGGCCCGGGCCAACCTGGCCGACCTGCCCCGGGTCGAGGTGGTCGCCGCCCGGGTCGAGACCGCGCTGGCCCGCCGCCGGGTCACCGGCCCGGTCGACCTCGTGGTGCTCGACCCGCCGCGCTCCGGCGCGGGCGCCCCGGTGGTGCGGGACATCGTCACGGCCCACCCGCGCGCGGTCGCCTACGTGGCGTGCGACCCGGCGGCCTTCGCCCGGGACGTGCGCACCTTCATCGGGGCCGGCTGGCGGCTCGCCGCGCTGCGCGGCTTCGACCTGTTCCCGATGACCCAGCACGTCGAGCTGGTCGGCCTGTTCCTACCGCCCTGCGACGACTCCAGCTCGGCGCGTCTGACGCCGCGCCACGACCTGGAGCCGTCGGACTGA
- a CDS encoding APC family permease translates to MARPTSLLKRLLLGRPFRSDRLQHTLLPKRIALPVFASDALSSVAYAPDEILLTLSIAGASAFFFSPWIALAVVVVMLTVVASYRQNVHAYPSGGGDYEVATVNLGPRAGLAVASALLVDYVLTVAVSVSSGVANLGSVVPFVATHKVLIAVSAVVLLTAMNLRGLRESGTAFAIPTYGFVIVIGGMLLTGLVRIFILGHDLRAPSAGLEIHAEHSVTGFALIFLLLRTFSSGCAALTGVEAISNGVPAFKAPKSKNAATTLLLLGTIAVSMLVGIIWLAKLTRLQFVEDPAQIVSGPDGYVQKTVTTQLGQTVFGDGSVLLYVVAGMTALILFLAANTAFNGFPVLGSILAQDRYLPRQFHTRGDRLAFSNGIVFLAVSAVVLIIGFQAEVTRLIQLYIVGVFVSFTLSQAGMIRHWNRHLRTERDPEARRRMVRSRAINAFGMAMTGVVLIIVLLTKFLLGAWIAIAAMAMIYLVMLAIRRHYDRIAAELEPTEQRAVLPARNHAIVLVSKLHQPTLRAIAYARATRPDTLTAVTVNVDDKDTRDLQADWERRELPVPLTVIDSPYREITRPILNFVASTRRESPRDVVTVFIPEYVVGRWWENLLHNQSALRLKGRLLFEPGVMVTSVPWQLASTAGKNLDRLDATLTRGPARGPRVAPRSTLPPSVPPVVSAPPGETGAGERP, encoded by the coding sequence GTGGCCAGACCCACCTCGCTGCTGAAGCGACTCCTCCTCGGTCGACCGTTCCGGTCCGACCGTCTCCAGCACACTCTCCTGCCGAAGCGCATCGCGCTGCCGGTCTTCGCCTCCGACGCGCTCTCCAGCGTCGCCTACGCCCCCGACGAGATCCTGCTGACGCTCTCCATCGCGGGCGCGTCGGCCTTCTTCTTCTCGCCGTGGATCGCGCTCGCGGTCGTCGTGGTGATGCTCACCGTGGTGGCCAGCTACCGGCAGAACGTGCACGCCTACCCCTCCGGCGGCGGGGACTACGAGGTGGCGACGGTCAACCTGGGGCCGCGGGCCGGGCTTGCGGTGGCCAGCGCGCTGCTGGTCGACTACGTGCTGACCGTGGCGGTGTCGGTCTCCTCGGGCGTCGCGAACCTCGGCTCGGTGGTGCCGTTCGTGGCCACCCACAAGGTGCTCATCGCGGTCAGCGCCGTGGTGCTGCTGACCGCCATGAACCTGCGCGGCCTGCGCGAGTCGGGCACCGCGTTCGCCATCCCCACCTACGGCTTCGTGATCGTCATCGGCGGCATGCTGCTGACCGGGCTGGTCCGGATCTTCATCCTCGGTCACGACCTGCGGGCGCCGAGCGCCGGCCTGGAGATCCACGCCGAGCACAGCGTGACCGGCTTCGCGTTGATCTTCCTGTTGCTGCGCACCTTCTCCTCCGGCTGCGCGGCGCTCACCGGCGTCGAGGCGATCTCCAACGGCGTGCCCGCGTTCAAGGCCCCCAAGTCGAAGAACGCGGCGACCACCCTGCTGCTGCTCGGCACCATCGCGGTCAGCATGCTGGTCGGCATCATCTGGCTGGCCAAGCTGACCCGCCTCCAGTTCGTCGAGGACCCGGCGCAGATCGTCTCCGGGCCGGACGGCTACGTGCAGAAGACCGTCACCACCCAGCTCGGCCAGACCGTCTTCGGCGACGGCTCGGTGCTGCTCTACGTGGTGGCCGGGATGACCGCGCTGATCCTGTTCCTGGCCGCGAACACCGCCTTCAACGGCTTCCCGGTGCTCGGCTCGATCCTGGCGCAGGACCGCTACCTGCCCCGGCAGTTCCACACCCGGGGCGACCGGCTGGCCTTCTCCAACGGCATCGTCTTCCTGGCCGTCTCCGCGGTCGTGCTGATCATCGGCTTCCAGGCCGAGGTGACCCGGCTCATCCAGCTCTACATCGTCGGGGTGTTCGTCTCGTTCACCCTGTCCCAGGCCGGCATGATCCGGCACTGGAACCGGCACCTGCGCACCGAGCGCGACCCGGAGGCGCGGCGGCGGATGGTCCGCTCCCGGGCGATCAACGCGTTCGGCATGGCGATGACCGGCGTGGTGCTGATCATCGTGCTGCTCACCAAGTTCCTGCTCGGCGCCTGGATCGCGATCGCCGCCATGGCGATGATCTACCTGGTCATGCTGGCCATCCGCCGGCACTACGACCGGATCGCCGCCGAGCTGGAGCCCACCGAGCAGCGCGCCGTGCTGCCCGCCCGCAACCACGCCATCGTGCTGGTCAGCAAGCTGCACCAGCCCACCCTGCGGGCCATCGCGTACGCGCGGGCCACCCGGCCGGACACGCTCACCGCCGTGACGGTGAACGTGGACGACAAGGACACCCGGGACCTCCAGGCCGACTGGGAGCGGCGGGAGCTGCCGGTGCCGCTGACCGTGATCGACTCCCCGTACCGGGAGATCACCCGGCCGATCCTCAACTTCGTCGCGTCGACCCGGCGGGAGTCGCCCCGCGACGTGGTCACCGTCTTCATCCCGGAGTACGTGGTGGGCCGCTGGTGGGAGAACCTGCTGCACAACCAGAGCGCGTTGCGGCTCAAGGGCCGGCTGCTCTTCGAACCGGGCGTGATGGTCACCAGCGTGCCCTGGCAGCTCGCCTCGACCGCCGGCAAGAACCTGGACCGGCTGGACGCCACGCTCACCCGTGGCCCGGCGCGCGGCCCCCGGGTCGCCCCGCGCAGCACCCTGCCGCCCAGCGTCCCGCCGGTGGTGTCCGCGCCGCCCGGCGAGACCGGTGCGGGGGAGCGCCCGTGA